A section of the Citrobacter farmeri genome encodes:
- a CDS encoding TonB-dependent receptor, whose product MNNTKTILALTIGAISGTAWSADTAKKAEDTIVVQATSSNDFKPGGDTLLPAFLDGQVANGGRLGMLGQQSAMDVPFNVISYTAKLVEDQQAKTIADVVANDAGVQYVQGYGNSAESFRIRGLKFDGDDMTFGGLSGILPRQVVDAQMVDRIEIFKGANALMNGAASSAVGGMINLEPKHAGDIPQAKVGVDYTSDSQIGTTLDAGRRFGDNDQFGARVNLVHREGETRIQDDRRRTTLLSTGLDYKGDNFRTSLDVGYQKKTFHGSPTSVNISAVDFIPTPPKNDRNFSQKWAYSDIENEFGMWRSEYDITDNWTAYTGLGAQHAHEEGLYSAPKLLDKSGTATASRLDTNRISDTVSGMAGIRGNFDTGFVSHKVNVGYSAQSKNEKIAWKMSNVADNPYTNIYHNSGVDAPASTNSNGKGGNYSDPLTSGRTRTQGWLLSDTLGVLDDTLLFTVGARHQKVVIRGYDKVTGAENAADGFDGSRWMPTYGVVYKPWEAIAFYANHTEALQPGKTAPNTATNYGQSTGIVHSKQNEVGVKADFGRVGGSLALFEIKMPSAILDSETKHYGLDAEQRNRGVELNVFGEPMLGMRLNASATWLQAEMTKTNNGLNQGNDVIGVPNFYAVLGAEYDIKPIQGLTTTARVNHSGSQYADLANTKKLDSFTTLDLGMRYRFALNQNQNQMTVRAGIDNVTNENYWASVDDSGTYVTQGEPRTVKVSVGYEF is encoded by the coding sequence ATGAACAACACCAAAACAATTCTGGCGCTGACGATCGGCGCGATCTCTGGCACCGCCTGGTCGGCGGACACCGCGAAAAAAGCGGAAGACACCATTGTGGTCCAGGCGACTTCCAGTAATGATTTCAAACCGGGGGGTGACACGCTACTCCCCGCGTTTCTCGACGGGCAGGTTGCCAACGGCGGCAGGCTGGGGATGCTCGGTCAACAGAGCGCGATGGATGTGCCCTTCAACGTCATTAGCTACACCGCTAAACTGGTTGAAGATCAGCAGGCAAAAACCATCGCCGATGTCGTCGCAAACGATGCGGGCGTGCAGTATGTCCAGGGCTACGGCAACAGTGCGGAAAGTTTTCGTATCCGTGGCCTGAAGTTTGATGGCGATGACATGACCTTTGGTGGTTTGTCCGGCATCTTACCGCGTCAGGTAGTGGATGCGCAGATGGTGGATCGTATCGAAATCTTCAAAGGAGCGAATGCTCTGATGAACGGTGCCGCCAGCTCTGCCGTCGGCGGGATGATTAATCTTGAACCAAAACACGCAGGCGACATTCCGCAGGCTAAAGTGGGCGTGGACTACACCTCAGATTCACAGATTGGCACCACGCTGGATGCCGGTCGTCGTTTTGGCGACAACGACCAGTTTGGCGCACGGGTGAATCTGGTCCACCGTGAAGGCGAAACCCGAATTCAGGACGATCGCCGTCGTACCACGCTGCTCTCAACCGGTCTGGACTACAAAGGCGATAACTTCCGCACCTCGCTGGACGTGGGGTATCAGAAGAAAACGTTCCACGGCAGCCCAACCAGCGTCAACATTTCTGCGGTCGATTTCATCCCTACGCCGCCGAAAAATGACCGTAACTTCTCGCAGAAATGGGCGTACAGCGATATCGAAAACGAGTTCGGGATGTGGCGTAGTGAGTACGACATCACCGACAACTGGACCGCCTATACCGGTCTTGGCGCTCAGCACGCGCACGAAGAAGGTCTCTACAGCGCGCCGAAACTGCTGGATAAGAGCGGTACAGCCACTGCCAGTCGTCTTGACACTAACCGCATCAGCGACACGGTGAGCGGGATGGCGGGGATTCGCGGCAACTTCGATACTGGCTTTGTCTCGCACAAAGTGAACGTCGGCTACTCGGCGCAAAGCAAAAACGAAAAAATCGCGTGGAAGATGTCCAACGTGGCGGATAACCCGTATACCAACATCTACCATAACAGCGGCGTTGATGCGCCCGCCAGTACCAACTCAAATGGTAAGGGCGGCAACTACAGCGATCCGCTGACCAGCGGACGCACCCGCACTCAGGGTTGGCTGTTGAGTGATACGCTGGGCGTGCTGGATGACACACTGTTGTTTACCGTCGGGGCGCGCCATCAGAAAGTGGTCATCCGGGGTTATGACAAAGTCACTGGCGCGGAAAACGCCGCCGACGGCTTTGACGGCAGCCGCTGGATGCCCACCTACGGTGTTGTCTACAAACCGTGGGAGGCGATCGCTTTCTACGCCAACCACACCGAAGCGTTACAGCCGGGTAAAACGGCGCCTAACACCGCAACCAACTATGGTCAGAGTACCGGTATCGTCCATTCGAAACAGAATGAAGTGGGCGTGAAGGCGGATTTCGGGCGTGTTGGCGGCTCGCTGGCGCTGTTTGAGATCAAGATGCCGTCGGCGATCCTTGACAGTGAAACCAAACACTATGGGCTGGATGCCGAGCAGCGTAACCGCGGCGTTGAGCTGAATGTCTTCGGTGAACCGATGCTGGGAATGCGTTTGAACGCCAGCGCCACCTGGCTGCAGGCGGAGATGACCAAAACCAACAATGGCCTGAATCAGGGGAATGATGTTATTGGCGTGCCGAATTTTTACGCCGTGTTGGGTGCCGAGTATGACATCAAACCGATTCAGGGGCTGACCACCACTGCACGCGTGAACCACTCTGGTTCTCAGTATGCAGACCTGGCCAATACCAAAAAGCTCGACAGTTTCACCACTCTGGATCTGGGCATGCGTTATCGCTTCGCGCTTAACCAGAACCAAAACCAGATGACCGTTCGCGCGGGCATCGACAACGTCACCAACGAAAACTACTGGGCCAGCGTTGATGATTCTGGCACGTACGTCACCCAGGGCGAACCGCGCACCGTTAAAGTGTCCGTTGGCTACGAGTTCTGA
- a CDS encoding YncE family protein yields the protein MKKNITALAVLIAAAVSGCAATAPAITPTNAVEKVATPAVATDTLKRPLADGLYEMALNPAGDALYVASAEGFKDVQGGVVYKLDAKTLKTIGRSHTDLKNFGMVISPDGKTVYVTNSLDGGLSALNTADGKVKNRVLFPERNPEGFPYGARQVLLHNGLLYIGAVADPAVIWVVDAQTLKLKTRIKNTGKWMTGLHYSETTQRIYAANGGGEILVINPRNQRVEKRWKPLGDKPALLLNMAEDPQTGRLFVTDNSKAKTTLVLDIRTGNVLKQLEVGDSLSVKFNARRHEIYITQRDSGKLLSLNATDYSVKKSWDLPPNPNSLLLSADGQTLYVTVKQKFNKDHSTDAPDSVVRIELNK from the coding sequence ATGAAAAAAAACATAACCGCGCTGGCAGTACTGATCGCGGCGGCAGTAAGCGGTTGCGCGGCCACTGCACCCGCCATCACGCCGACAAACGCCGTTGAAAAAGTGGCGACGCCGGCAGTGGCGACCGATACGTTAAAACGCCCTCTGGCGGATGGTCTGTATGAGATGGCGTTAAATCCAGCCGGGGACGCGCTGTATGTCGCCAGTGCCGAAGGTTTTAAAGATGTTCAGGGCGGGGTGGTCTACAAACTGGATGCCAAAACGCTTAAGACTATCGGGCGCAGCCATACGGATCTGAAAAACTTTGGCATGGTCATTTCACCCGACGGCAAAACGGTGTACGTCACCAACTCGCTGGACGGTGGCCTGAGCGCGCTGAATACTGCAGACGGTAAAGTCAAAAATCGCGTCCTGTTCCCGGAGCGGAATCCTGAAGGTTTCCCGTATGGCGCACGTCAGGTGCTGCTGCATAACGGCCTGCTGTATATCGGCGCGGTCGCCGATCCCGCAGTGATCTGGGTGGTCGATGCTCAAACGCTGAAACTGAAAACGCGCATCAAAAACACCGGCAAATGGATGACCGGTCTGCACTACTCCGAAACCACGCAACGTATCTACGCCGCGAATGGCGGTGGCGAGATTCTGGTCATCAACCCGCGTAACCAGCGTGTCGAGAAGCGCTGGAAACCCCTGGGCGATAAACCGGCGCTGCTGCTGAATATGGCGGAAGATCCGCAAACCGGTCGCCTGTTCGTGACCGATAACTCCAAAGCAAAAACCACGCTGGTACTCGATATCCGCACCGGTAATGTGCTGAAACAACTGGAAGTGGGCGATTCGCTATCCGTTAAATTCAACGCCAGGCGCCATGAGATATACATCACCCAGCGTGATTCCGGGAAACTGCTTAGCCTCAACGCGACCGATTACAGCGTGAAGAAAAGCTGGGATCTGCCACCGAATCCAAACAGCCTGCTGCTCTCAGCTGACGGTCAGACGCTGTATGTCACGGTGAAACAGAAATTTAATAAAGATCACTCCACCGACGCGCCGGACAGCGTTGTGCGTATTGAGCTGAATAAATAA
- a CDS encoding DnaJ family molecular chaperone, with amino-acid sequence MNKIIKRLEIIKSAIELEDEEIIQQQLVHLQRESGDPVITAIAQAIEARRFSDAMREIATWLQNQRAITHWQDPAIAASKLELKALESQLRELIDTRNARIQILDEFNDQYHLRLGPLMSRILELRKQLAASAQRRQEAERRRREKDYLACQQYISLAVDRLAQLKQQWMGMDSTSRSAVDIRQRIQQQTELITDLLAEIRELEEDFSRHNDSDTRQAQEEAAHEYEEYQEQQQDAQHRFARDQRLSPDERNEIKRLWRQASRLCHPDVVADELKEKAHQMMVQLNLARQNADLAAIRALLTQLQSGLEPMMASDRLNNLDHLRQKIQQLRLQIDALLKEIAGLEAENAWRLATSLRDKEAYFSEQERALAELRDTLETQVKHVEQDLLAS; translated from the coding sequence ATGAATAAAATCATCAAACGACTTGAAATCATTAAAAGCGCCATCGAACTTGAGGATGAAGAAATCATCCAGCAGCAGCTTGTGCATCTGCAGCGGGAATCTGGCGATCCCGTAATAACGGCAATTGCCCAGGCGATCGAGGCGCGCCGTTTCAGTGATGCAATGCGTGAAATTGCCACCTGGCTACAAAATCAGCGCGCAATAACCCACTGGCAGGATCCGGCGATAGCGGCCAGTAAACTGGAGCTTAAGGCGCTGGAAAGTCAGTTGCGCGAGTTGATCGACACCCGCAATGCTCGTATCCAGATCCTGGATGAATTTAACGACCAGTATCATTTGCGCCTCGGGCCGTTAATGAGCCGTATTCTGGAATTGCGTAAACAACTCGCGGCTAGCGCCCAGCGCCGACAAGAAGCGGAGCGCCGACGTCGTGAGAAAGATTACCTCGCCTGCCAGCAGTACATCTCGCTGGCTGTCGATCGGTTAGCGCAGCTCAAACAGCAGTGGATGGGGATGGACTCGACCTCGCGTTCTGCGGTCGACATTCGTCAGCGCATTCAGCAGCAAACGGAATTGATTACCGATCTGCTCGCTGAGATCCGTGAGCTGGAAGAGGATTTTTCCCGTCACAACGACAGTGACACACGACAAGCACAGGAAGAGGCGGCGCATGAATATGAGGAATATCAGGAACAGCAGCAGGATGCTCAGCATCGCTTCGCACGCGATCAGCGTCTTTCACCGGACGAGCGCAATGAGATTAAGCGCCTGTGGCGTCAGGCCAGCCGCCTGTGTCATCCGGACGTTGTTGCAGATGAACTGAAAGAGAAGGCGCATCAGATGATGGTGCAGCTTAATCTGGCACGACAAAACGCCGATCTTGCGGCCATTCGTGCCCTGCTCACCCAACTACAAAGCGGTCTGGAGCCGATGATGGCCAGCGATCGGCTGAACAACCTCGACCATCTGCGGCAGAAAATCCAGCAGTTGAGGCTACAGATTGACGCGCTGCTGAAAGAGATAGCCGGGCTGGAAGCGGAAAATGCCTGGCGTCTGGCGACATCGCTTCGCGATAAAGAGGCCTACTTTTCGGAGCAGGAACGGGCCCTGGCCGAGCTACGCGATACGCTGGAGACCCAGGTCAAACACGTTGAGCAGGATCTGCTGGCGAGTTAA
- a CDS encoding helix-turn-helix transcriptional regulator, producing the protein MSKAIFFGDNYYSWVGIKNILRGTSIYYGMQYYATNLPLCALPAVQNNDYLIIHPEPTNILNYASIIRRLSSRSSLMIFVLTDAETFAVFQAMCGIQMHLLDHTLNLDALHRRVMQLINSKNTSVSRPLDNAMSVNEFNVMLMYSRGWSLSTIANIAHKSEKTIGTYKSNIAKKLGHSNPHLKYRLFHYR; encoded by the coding sequence ATGTCAAAAGCAATTTTCTTTGGTGACAATTATTACTCCTGGGTTGGCATTAAAAATATTCTTCGCGGGACATCAATCTATTATGGTATGCAATATTACGCAACCAATTTACCCCTCTGCGCGCTTCCTGCGGTCCAGAATAATGATTACCTTATTATTCATCCCGAACCAACGAATATTCTGAACTACGCCAGCATCATTCGCCGTCTCTCCTCGCGTTCATCATTGATGATTTTCGTGCTGACGGATGCCGAAACCTTTGCGGTATTCCAGGCAATGTGCGGCATACAGATGCATCTTCTCGACCACACGTTGAACCTTGACGCCCTGCACCGTCGGGTGATGCAGCTAATTAACAGCAAGAATACAAGTGTAAGCCGGCCGCTGGACAATGCCATGAGCGTTAATGAATTTAACGTCATGCTGATGTATTCCCGTGGCTGGTCGCTGAGCACAATCGCCAATATTGCGCATAAAAGCGAAAAAACAATCGGTACTTATAAAAGCAATATTGCCAAAAAACTGGGGCACAGCAACCCCCATCTGAAATACAGACTTTTCCATTATCGTTAA